From one Anaerotruncus rubiinfantis genomic stretch:
- a CDS encoding SDR family oxidoreductase, protein MDLFSLEGKIALVTGCAGGIGAGLASGLAKAGADIVAVDRADLSETAEKIHALGRACHCVEADLSTQEGVGKAWESAVAAAGKIDILCNNAGMQHRESILTYPQEVLDKVLAVNLKAPYDLAQKAARHFIARGCRGKIINTASLFTSFGGVEVSGYTCSKHAILGLTRALSNELSGKGICVNAIAPGYVETELTRAIWSDPVRRAPMDERLPIGRWGRPEDFEGVAVFLASAASDYITGVMIPVDGGYSAR, encoded by the coding sequence ATGGACTTATTCTCATTGGAAGGAAAAATTGCACTGGTCACCGGCTGTGCGGGCGGCATTGGAGCCGGACTCGCATCCGGGCTCGCCAAGGCGGGCGCGGATATTGTCGCGGTCGACCGGGCGGATCTCTCCGAAACCGCCGAAAAAATCCATGCGCTCGGGCGGGCATGTCACTGTGTCGAGGCCGATCTATCGACGCAGGAGGGGGTAGGCAAGGCTTGGGAATCCGCTGTCGCGGCGGCCGGGAAGATCGATATCCTCTGCAACAATGCCGGCATGCAGCACCGGGAAAGCATCCTGACCTATCCTCAGGAGGTGCTCGACAAGGTGCTGGCGGTCAATTTAAAGGCACCGTACGATCTGGCACAGAAAGCCGCGCGGCATTTCATTGCGCGCGGATGCAGAGGCAAGATCATCAACACCGCCTCGCTGTTTACCAGCTTCGGCGGCGTTGAAGTGAGCGGCTATACCTGTTCGAAACATGCGATCCTGGGACTCACCCGCGCGCTTTCAAACGAACTGTCCGGCAAGGGCATTTGTGTCAATGCGATCGCACCCGGTTATGTTGAAACCGAACTCACCCGCGCGATCTGGAGCGACCCTGTGCGGCGCGCCCCAATGGATGAACGCCTGCCGATCGGGCGCTGGGGGCGCCCGGAGGATTTTGAAGGGGTCGCGGTCTTTCTGGCAAGCGCGGCTTCCGATTATATCACAGGTGTGATGATCCCGGTGGACGGCGGCTATTCCGCGCGGTGA
- a CDS encoding GNAT family N-acetyltransferase: MSRNIRKLEMKDLPEIWRIANLSYPPYGDKKAKREKYLRRALSERTSGEFYGCFEAEEMVGFLELYDFRMNLRGCQIQVGGVGFIAVDIFHKRQGVAGEMLAFCERYFRERQIPVLVLYPYSIRFYHKRGFCCATRMYQYRILPDMFPYAGPPKHVRMLGQDDRKKLTDCFAAYFANTNGMLMKRSVDIDALLEDTLIAAYERDGVVEGYAAYRYEKVDPNCVHMDNMVVSEWVWNSREAFLELCSFFHAQSDQITRVILNTPEENLYLSLLDPANGLNGAFQNETHEMYVAAADSMYKVLDAKNLFAQIGAVNFNGANLRLWLTLLGPDGSEELGLKVEDGTARISEEGPWDAMLRMPGDVFTAMVTGAADFAELHALGLAEIDRADQIMEVSKLFAYPRRPKTITYF; encoded by the coding sequence ATGAGCAGAAACATCCGAAAGCTCGAAATGAAAGATCTGCCGGAGATTTGGCGGATTGCGAACCTTTCCTATCCGCCCTATGGGGATAAAAAGGCAAAACGGGAAAAATACCTGCGCCGGGCGCTTTCCGAGCGGACATCGGGCGAATTTTACGGCTGCTTTGAAGCGGAAGAAATGGTGGGCTTTCTGGAGCTCTACGACTTTCGGATGAATCTGCGCGGCTGCCAGATCCAGGTTGGCGGGGTCGGTTTCATTGCCGTGGACATTTTCCATAAACGCCAGGGGGTGGCCGGCGAAATGCTCGCTTTCTGCGAGCGGTATTTCCGGGAACGGCAGATCCCGGTGCTGGTGCTCTATCCCTACAGCATCCGGTTTTATCACAAGCGTGGTTTCTGTTGCGCCACCCGGATGTATCAGTACCGGATCCTGCCGGACATGTTCCCGTACGCCGGCCCACCCAAACATGTGCGGATGCTGGGGCAGGATGACCGGAAAAAGCTGACCGACTGTTTCGCGGCGTATTTTGCCAATACGAACGGGATGCTCATGAAGCGGAGCGTTGACATCGACGCGCTGCTGGAGGATACTCTTATCGCCGCTTATGAACGGGACGGCGTGGTGGAAGGTTATGCCGCCTACCGCTATGAGAAGGTGGACCCAAACTGTGTCCATATGGACAACATGGTGGTTTCCGAATGGGTTTGGAACAGCCGGGAAGCGTTTTTGGAACTCTGTTCCTTTTTTCACGCGCAGTCCGACCAGATCACGCGGGTTATTCTGAACACACCGGAAGAAAATCTGTACCTGTCCCTGCTGGACCCGGCGAACGGGCTCAACGGTGCATTCCAGAACGAAACGCATGAGATGTATGTGGCGGCGGCCGACTCAATGTATAAGGTTCTCGACGCCAAAAATCTGTTTGCGCAGATTGGAGCGGTCAATTTTAACGGGGCGAACCTGCGCCTGTGGCTTACGCTTTTGGGACCGGACGGCTCCGAGGAGTTGGGGCTGAAAGTGGAGGACGGGACCGCCCGCATTTCGGAGGAAGGCCCCTGGGACGCGATGCTCCGGATGCCGGGGGACGTGTTCACGGCAATGGTCACCGGCGCGGCGGACTTTGCGGAGCTTCACGCGCTGGGGCTTGCGGAGATCGATCGGGCGGATCAGATTATGGAAGTAAGTAAACTGTTTGCATATCCAAGAAGACCCAAAACAATCACTTATTTTTAA
- a CDS encoding TRAP transporter large permease: MSFSTWIPIIMMVLTFALNIPVTYGMVAAGAFYLLYTSADLGIVVGQVMGTMYTGYVLMAIPLFIFTANVMNSGKVTDAMFDFSKAAVGKKRGALAYVNVLISLIFSGMTGSAIADAAGMGLMEIKAMEKDGYDLPFSCAITAATATIGPIFPPSIPFVIYAMLSGTSVGALFLGGVVPAILIAVALSLYIAYVSQKRKYPEGIKFSPREFWRFTLRALPALLTPVILLAGIYTGVMTPTEAGAIAALYALIISVFVYRILGWKEFQQTVKDTAFSTGSITILTAAAAVFSYIVAKEKIPDMVSDFMLGITDNKIVLLLIINALFLVLGMFLDTAVLQYVFLPMVIPIVRVLGIDMVHFGVLICLNMMIGLSTPPFGFLLFVTANIAKTSLSAVVREVLPMVGVLLVVLMLLTFVPQLVLFVPSLMG; encoded by the coding sequence ATGAGCTTTTCCACCTGGATCCCGATCATTATGATGGTTCTGACCTTCGCGCTCAATATTCCCGTCACTTACGGTATGGTTGCGGCGGGCGCGTTTTATCTACTGTATACAAGCGCCGATCTCGGAATTGTAGTTGGGCAGGTCATGGGAACCATGTACACCGGCTATGTGCTCATGGCCATCCCGCTTTTCATCTTCACCGCCAACGTCATGAATTCCGGCAAGGTTACTGACGCCATGTTCGACTTCTCAAAAGCGGCGGTCGGCAAAAAACGAGGTGCGCTGGCATATGTAAACGTGCTGATCTCGCTGATTTTTTCCGGCATGACCGGTTCCGCGATCGCGGATGCGGCCGGCATGGGGCTCATGGAGATCAAAGCGATGGAAAAGGACGGCTATGACCTGCCGTTCAGCTGCGCCATCACGGCGGCTACCGCGACCATTGGCCCAATCTTCCCGCCGAGTATCCCGTTCGTCATCTATGCAATGCTTTCCGGCACCTCAGTGGGCGCGCTTTTCCTGGGCGGCGTGGTCCCCGCGATCCTGATTGCGGTGGCCCTGTCCCTCTATATTGCTTATGTTTCCCAAAAAAGAAAATACCCGGAAGGCATCAAGTTCTCCCCGCGGGAATTTTGGCGTTTCACCCTGCGGGCGCTGCCGGCGCTCCTGACGCCGGTTATTCTGCTGGCGGGCATCTATACCGGGGTCATGACCCCGACCGAAGCGGGTGCGATCGCCGCGCTTTATGCGCTCATCATTTCGGTTTTTGTTTACCGGATTCTGGGCTGGAAGGAATTTCAGCAGACGGTGAAAGACACGGCTTTCTCCACCGGCTCGATCACGATTCTCACAGCCGCGGCGGCGGTGTTCTCCTATATTGTGGCCAAAGAGAAAATTCCGGACATGGTTTCGGATTTCATGCTGGGCATCACCGACAACAAGATTGTTCTGCTGCTCATCATCAACGCGCTGTTTCTGGTGCTTGGGATGTTCCTGGATACAGCGGTGCTCCAGTATGTATTCCTGCCGATGGTGATTCCAATTGTGCGGGTGTTGGGGATCGATATGGTACATTTCGGCGTGCTCATCTGCCTGAACATGATGATCGGCCTCTCCACGCCTCCGTTTGGATTTTTGCTGTTTGTCACCGCGAACATTGCCAAAACGTCCCTCAGCGCGGTGGTGCGCGAGGTGCTGCCAATGGTTGGGGTTCTGTTGGTTGTGCTGATGCTGTTGACATTCGTCCCGCAGTTGGTGCTGTTTGTGCCCAGCCTGATGGGATAG
- a CDS encoding ribulose-phosphate 3-epimerase, translated as MNGDFRILPSIASADQMRIAGEIQRLGDWPYLHLDIEDGNFVPNITFGMKTVRQIASYTEKELDAHLMVADPGAYLEELAGCGVKNVAVHLEALTYPLQTLSAIHKLGMRAGLALGFSSGAEAVMPFLSGADYLLVMTAEPDGEGQIFRARTLEKIRNLSRLTALPIWVDGGVGSETIVQAARAGASAAVLGRAVFSAENPGERARELAAMVLYQNKK; from the coding sequence ATGAACGGGGATTTCCGGATCCTGCCATCGATCGCATCGGCGGACCAAATGCGGATTGCCGGGGAAATCCAGCGATTGGGGGACTGGCCGTACCTGCATCTCGATATCGAGGATGGGAACTTTGTGCCGAACATCACCTTTGGGATGAAGACGGTCCGGCAGATTGCGTCCTATACGGAGAAAGAACTGGACGCGCATCTGATGGTGGCCGATCCGGGAGCATATCTTGAGGAGCTCGCGGGCTGCGGCGTCAAAAATGTGGCGGTTCATCTGGAGGCGCTGACCTATCCGCTTCAGACGCTGAGCGCTATCCATAAACTAGGCATGCGCGCGGGCCTGGCGCTGGGTTTTTCCTCTGGCGCCGAAGCGGTGATGCCATTTTTGTCCGGGGCCGATTACCTACTTGTCATGACGGCGGAGCCGGATGGGGAAGGGCAGATTTTTCGGGCACGGACTCTTGAAAAGATCCGGAATCTTTCCCGTCTGACGGCGCTTCCCATCTGGGTGGACGGCGGCGTTGGATCGGAGACAATCGTGCAGGCCGCCCGGGCGGGTGCGTCCGCTGCAGTGTTGGGAAGGGCGGTATTCTCGGCGGAAAATCCCGGAGAGAGAGCACGGGAACTTGCCGCAATGGTTTTGTATCAGAACAAGAAATGA
- the xylB gene encoding xylulokinase: protein MKLLLGIDLGTSGIKTVLLTPEGQIAGSGSCELCLSTPRPGFAEQNPGEWWEACCTAVRQAAASVTGRSEVVGIGISGQMLGSVLLDRAGAVIEDCIIWMDQRAQEELAWVETIIGREELLRRTANYPLVSYWAPKLLWLRKHRPATYAKIDKVLFPKDYLKFKLTGVHDIDVTDATGSMLFDTARRAWDWELFDQLSLPRSFVPKTASESTAVIGSLRADAAERLGLLPGIPVVAGGGDQMCGAVGLGVVREGVLSSTIGTSGCVFSYSSCCITDQKPRAALSYCHSVPDAWCVYGCTLAAGGAYKWLRDCFFDKKHVTLNTSGQPAYRVMDELAVQARPGSEGLLFLPYLSGERTPHPDPAARGVFFGLSARHGISEICRSVLEGVAYSLRDTVEILREYHVPVDEVRAAGGGAASPLWLQLQADIFDAHIAVTNVAEAPAVGAAILAGVGAGLFDSVPQAADKIVRVVRMVEPERRNVPLYADYYETYRALYPALQDLFSSQAGKVGRWT from the coding sequence ATGAAACTGTTATTGGGTATTGACCTTGGCACCAGCGGGATCAAAACGGTTCTGCTGACGCCGGAAGGGCAGATCGCGGGCAGCGGTTCCTGTGAGCTGTGTCTTTCCACGCCGCGCCCGGGTTTTGCAGAACAAAACCCGGGCGAATGGTGGGAAGCCTGCTGCACCGCCGTGCGGCAGGCAGCCGCGTCGGTGACTGGCAGGTCGGAAGTGGTTGGGATCGGTATCTCCGGGCAGATGCTCGGCAGCGTGCTGCTTGACCGGGCCGGAGCGGTTATCGAGGACTGCATCATCTGGATGGACCAGCGCGCGCAGGAGGAGCTTGCGTGGGTGGAAACGATAATTGGCAGGGAGGAGTTGCTGCGCCGGACGGCCAACTATCCGCTGGTCAGTTACTGGGCCCCAAAACTGCTCTGGCTGCGTAAACATCGCCCGGCAACTTATGCGAAGATCGACAAGGTGCTTTTCCCGAAGGATTACCTCAAATTTAAGTTGACAGGCGTCCATGACATCGATGTGACCGATGCGACCGGTTCCATGCTTTTCGATACCGCGCGCCGCGCCTGGGACTGGGAGCTTTTCGATCAGCTTTCGCTCCCGCGCAGCTTTGTTCCCAAAACGGCTTCTGAATCCACGGCCGTGATTGGGAGTCTGCGGGCGGACGCGGCGGAAAGATTGGGGCTTTTGCCGGGTATCCCGGTGGTTGCGGGCGGCGGAGATCAGATGTGCGGGGCGGTCGGGCTTGGTGTTGTGCGGGAAGGGGTGCTCTCCTCCACGATCGGCACCTCCGGATGTGTCTTTTCCTACAGCAGTTGCTGTATCACCGACCAGAAGCCGCGGGCGGCGCTTTCCTACTGCCACAGCGTGCCGGATGCGTGGTGCGTCTACGGATGTACGCTGGCCGCGGGCGGCGCTTACAAATGGTTGCGGGATTGTTTTTTTGACAAAAAACATGTAACTTTGAATACAAGCGGACAGCCAGCCTACCGCGTGATGGACGAATTGGCCGTGCAGGCCCGTCCGGGAAGCGAAGGGCTTCTGTTCCTGCCGTACTTAAGCGGCGAGCGCACGCCCCATCCGGACCCGGCGGCGCGCGGGGTGTTTTTCGGGCTTTCCGCCCGGCATGGAATTTCGGAAATCTGCCGGTCGGTGCTGGAAGGCGTGGCCTACAGCCTGCGCGACACGGTGGAAATCCTGCGGGAATATCATGTCCCGGTTGATGAGGTGCGCGCGGCGGGCGGCGGCGCGGCGAGCCCGCTGTGGCTGCAGCTGCAGGCGGACATTTTCGATGCGCACATTGCCGTAACGAATGTGGCGGAAGCGCCGGCGGTCGGCGCGGCAATCCTGGCGGGGGTGGGCGCGGGTTTATTTGACAGCGTACCGCAGGCTGCCGACAAGATTGTTCGGGTGGTCCGAATGGTGGAACCGGAACGCAGAAACGTGCCGCTCTACGCCGACTACTATGAAACTTACCGGGCGCTTTATCCCGCGCTGCAGGACCTGTTTTCCAGCCAGGCGGGCAAGGTGGGGCGATGGACATGA
- a CDS encoding MATE family efflux transporter, whose translation MKKDYLITESPMKALLVFSIPMIIGNLFQQFYTMADSIVVGQFVSEEALAAVGASYALTNVFISVAIGGGVGASVIASQYFGARRYTQMKRAIFTSLLSFFALSMLLGAFGLFAGHALMRLLNTPENIIGLAVTYLNIYFLGLPFLFLYNVVSATFNALGRSRIPLYLLIFSSLFNIVLDIYMVRSLRLGVAGVAWATLIAQGISAVLAFALLLRELSRYPTEGTGLFDGAAFCDMAKVALPSILQQSTVSIGMLLVQSVVNSFGSEVLAGFTAAMRVESICVVPMAAMGNAISSFTAQNIGASEYGRVRRGYHAGYGIVFSFALIICIVLELFNRPIIAAFLGADGTLSALQTGTGYLRFMGWFFVMIGLKMITDGLLRGAGDMRMFTVANLVNLSIRVFIAVAFAPRFGIAMVWVAVPVGWSANYVLSFLQYRTGKWKRSRFVKGAENLPKE comes from the coding sequence ATGAAAAAAGATTATCTGATTACGGAAAGTCCAATGAAAGCGCTGCTGGTTTTCTCGATCCCGATGATCATCGGGAACCTGTTTCAGCAGTTTTACACGATGGCCGATTCAATTGTCGTCGGCCAGTTTGTCAGCGAGGAGGCGCTCGCCGCGGTCGGCGCGTCATACGCGCTTACAAACGTCTTTATCTCTGTGGCAATCGGCGGAGGTGTGGGAGCCTCGGTGATCGCCAGCCAGTATTTTGGGGCCCGCCGCTATACCCAGATGAAACGTGCGATCTTCACTTCCCTGCTCTCTTTTTTCGCGCTCAGCATGCTGCTGGGCGCGTTCGGACTTTTTGCGGGGCACGCGCTGATGCGGCTGCTCAACACCCCGGAAAACATCATCGGCCTGGCGGTCACCTATCTGAACATCTACTTTTTGGGGCTGCCGTTTTTGTTCCTTTACAATGTCGTTTCCGCCACCTTCAACGCGCTTGGGCGCTCCCGTATCCCGCTCTATCTGCTGATCTTTTCCTCCCTTTTTAACATCGTGCTGGATATTTACATGGTGCGCAGCCTCCGGCTTGGCGTGGCGGGCGTTGCCTGGGCGACCCTCATCGCGCAGGGGATCTCCGCCGTGCTCGCCTTCGCGCTCCTGCTGCGGGAGCTCTCCCGCTATCCCACCGAGGGCACCGGACTTTTCGACGGCGCCGCTTTCTGCGATATGGCAAAGGTTGCGCTGCCGTCAATCCTGCAGCAATCCACCGTTTCGATCGGCATGCTGCTGGTGCAGTCGGTGGTGAATTCCTTCGGCTCCGAGGTACTTGCGGGCTTCACCGCCGCTATGCGCGTGGAAAGCATCTGCGTGGTGCCGATGGCCGCCATGGGCAATGCGATCTCCTCCTTCACCGCGCAGAACATTGGCGCATCGGAATATGGCCGGGTGCGCCGGGGGTATCATGCGGGCTATGGGATTGTCTTTTCCTTCGCGCTCATAATCTGCATCGTGCTCGAACTTTTCAACCGGCCCATCATCGCCGCTTTCCTCGGCGCGGACGGAACCCTGTCCGCTTTGCAGACCGGTACCGGCTATCTGCGGTTCATGGGATGGTTTTTCGTGATGATCGGGCTCAAGATGATCACCGACGGGCTTTTGCGCGGCGCTGGGGATATGCGGATGTTCACCGTTGCAAACCTGGTCAACCTCTCGATCCGTGTTTTTATTGCAGTGGCGTTTGCACCGCGTTTCGGGATCGCAATGGTGTGGGTTGCGGTGCCGGTTGGCTGGAGCGCCAACTATGTCCTCTCGTTTTTGCAGTACCGCACTGGCAAGTGGAAACGTTCGCGTTTTGTAAAAGGCGCGGAAAACCTGCCGAAAGAATAG
- a CDS encoding dimethylsulfonioproprionate lyase family protein, producing the protein MELCNIFEIEGMEMPAGRRTRVMIGQNGAIKGDKFCQGYVVVYPGGTVPAHEHETVESYTILKGEGELTVDGEVRKVKAGDYTFIPPMLSHALANTGEEDLHMMFVYAPSVVVDHWAQEQSGELK; encoded by the coding sequence ATGGAACTCTGCAACATATTTGAAATTGAGGGAATGGAAATGCCGGCGGGCCGCAGGACGCGTGTGATGATCGGGCAGAATGGCGCGATCAAAGGAGACAAGTTCTGCCAGGGGTATGTCGTGGTATATCCGGGCGGCACGGTTCCGGCGCATGAGCACGAAACGGTGGAGTCCTACACTATCCTGAAAGGCGAAGGGGAACTGACTGTTGATGGGGAAGTGCGCAAGGTCAAAGCGGGCGACTATACCTTCATCCCGCCGATGCTTTCTCATGCCCTCGCCAACACCGGTGAGGAGGATCTGCACATGATGTTCGTCTATGCGCCGAGCGTGGTGGTTGACCATTGGGCGCAGGAACAGTCCGGCGAATTAAAGTAA
- a CDS encoding YcxB family protein: MAESYHAEIQYNEQAIRTLANIQYRVFGAKVRTAVITACCVFLALGVLGNLSTSWRIFFLMLGCIPIPSINLPAKMVAERVIRQFGGNFPLMSYDFGEAGIHVGTGQGRQDLLYSDVYRLMEDSDYLFVLMRDKSAYLLEQSGDFEQIKSRLTQRTGLGWVVKRKATQVSLRTLSRDYQATRRHSKYDRH; the protein is encoded by the coding sequence TTGGCGGAATCTTACCATGCCGAAATCCAATATAACGAACAGGCGATCCGCACGCTTGCCAACATCCAGTACCGCGTGTTCGGCGCCAAAGTCCGCACCGCCGTCATCACGGCGTGTTGTGTTTTTCTCGCCCTTGGCGTGCTTGGAAACCTGAGCACCTCCTGGCGCATCTTTTTTTTGATGCTCGGCTGCATCCCCATCCCCAGCATCAACCTGCCTGCTAAGATGGTCGCTGAACGGGTGATCCGGCAGTTTGGCGGAAATTTTCCATTGATGTCCTACGATTTCGGGGAGGCTGGAATTCATGTCGGAACCGGGCAGGGTCGGCAGGACCTGCTCTACAGCGACGTCTATCGGCTGATGGAGGACAGCGATTACCTGTTTGTGCTGATGCGGGACAAGTCCGCTTACCTTTTGGAACAAAGCGGCGATTTTGAGCAAATCAAATCCCGGCTGACACAGCGGACCGGACTCGGATGGGTTGTCAAACGAAAGGCCACCCAGGTTTCGCTGCGCACCCTGTCCCGGGACTACCAGGCCACCCGCCGCCATTCCAAATATGACCGGCATTGA
- a CDS encoding TRAP transporter small permease, producing the protein MKILRRIWEVIEKVIGIYLPCVTFLIMFVSFCIQIICRYLFNYQFEWTYEFTVIGFMWTAVFGACYSSKIRDHVSFNLIYDRLGSKGQALMSLAGNLIIIVAFFLLIPYAVEYISFMDIKTTPVLKLSFGVAYAPFLIFLLFSIIYIIRDIVLAIRTLFGLYRLPKKEDAA; encoded by the coding sequence TTGAAAATACTTCGCCGCATCTGGGAAGTGATCGAGAAAGTGATAGGGATCTATCTTCCGTGTGTGACCTTCCTGATCATGTTTGTGTCCTTTTGCATCCAGATCATCTGCCGTTACCTGTTCAATTACCAGTTTGAGTGGACCTATGAGTTTACCGTCATCGGGTTCATGTGGACAGCTGTTTTCGGCGCCTGCTACAGCAGCAAAATCCGGGATCATGTCTCCTTCAATCTGATCTATGACCGCCTGGGCAGCAAGGGCCAGGCGCTGATGTCCCTGGCGGGCAACCTGATTATAATCGTGGCATTTTTTCTGCTGATCCCGTATGCGGTGGAATATATCTCTTTCATGGATATTAAGACCACGCCGGTGCTCAAACTTTCGTTTGGCGTGGCATATGCACCGTTTCTGATTTTTCTGCTTTTTAGTATCATCTATATCATTCGGGACATCGTGCTGGCCATCCGCACGCTGTTCGGCCTGTACAGGCTGCCGAAGAAGGAGGATGCCGCATGA
- a CDS encoding dihydrodipicolinate synthase family protein produces MKMQIPDGVYPTMVTPFTEDNRIDYGAVLRLIEWYDRQEVEGIFAVCQSSEIFFLSFGERLELLKFIVKNTPKHISVVASGHTAPDLPTQIREAEAFIAAGIDAYVFISNRFASETEGEETLLQNIHTVIDALPGTQFGIYECPYPYKRVMRPETLRELAETGRFAFLKDTCCDLELIRKKLKATEGTGLKIYNAVSATLLESLRMGCAGYSGVMANFHPELYGWLCKNFQKQPEKAQRLQDILGVFSVMESRVYPVCAKYYLNALGVSMGLHSRARSAAEFTPNLQMEFDQLLRLTERVKSEIL; encoded by the coding sequence ATGAAAATGCAGATACCGGACGGCGTCTATCCGACGATGGTGACGCCTTTCACAGAGGATAACAGGATCGATTACGGCGCGGTGCTACGCCTGATCGAATGGTACGACAGACAGGAGGTAGAAGGGATCTTCGCTGTTTGCCAGTCGAGTGAGATCTTTTTTCTGTCGTTTGGGGAACGGCTGGAGCTTTTAAAATTTATCGTGAAGAATACGCCCAAACACATTTCGGTGGTGGCGTCAGGGCATACAGCTCCCGATCTGCCCACCCAAATTCGGGAAGCAGAAGCATTCATCGCCGCTGGGATCGACGCCTATGTTTTCATCTCCAACCGGTTTGCCAGTGAGACGGAGGGCGAGGAGACGCTGCTCCAGAACATCCATACGGTGATCGACGCCCTGCCGGGTACGCAATTCGGCATCTATGAATGCCCGTACCCATACAAGCGGGTGATGCGGCCCGAAACGCTCAGGGAGCTTGCAGAGACCGGCCGGTTCGCCTTTTTGAAGGACACCTGCTGCGATTTGGAACTGATCCGGAAAAAACTTAAGGCGACGGAAGGGACCGGCCTTAAAATTTATAACGCAGTTTCCGCGACACTGCTGGAAAGCCTGCGCATGGGTTGCGCAGGTTATTCCGGGGTGATGGCCAACTTCCATCCCGAACTTTACGGATGGCTCTGCAAGAACTTTCAGAAGCAGCCGGAGAAGGCGCAGCGCCTGCAGGATATCCTGGGCGTCTTTTCGGTGATGGAGTCTCGGGTCTATCCGGTCTGTGCGAAATACTACCTGAATGCACTCGGTGTTTCCATGGGGCTTCATTCCCGCGCGCGCAGCGCCGCCGAATTCACCCCCAACCTGCAGATGGAATTCGATCAGCTTTTGCGACTCACCGAACGGGTCAAATCCGAGATCCTGTAA
- a CDS encoding DctP family TRAP transporter solute-binding subunit, with translation MMKKNNIRIKLTASLAALALLAGLMAGCGSSSAPASSAAPAAAAPSQSQAQSEQAAPAEKITLVFTTASLPDVSYTKVLYDVIKPELEKLSNGQIELEVHDSGSLFSQDDELPATIKGNASMCYTDATWLATYMPSMNMIAAGYMFKDKDHMDKVLNGEIGQQLFEQTAKEVGVRPLYAYYIGARVVGMRDGRAIMSPDDLKGVKLRMPNSESWLFLGKALGSNPVPIAFSELYTALQSGTVDGLENPISGLEEGKFYEVIKSISLTNHMIGAVWPCINEEIWQSLTPELQKNVLDAFKKGLDANDELALQDEEVLLEKYKELGVEVMTPDVEAFKKQVNDFYLNDSEMVKDWDMDLFEQIKAMGE, from the coding sequence ATGATGAAAAAGAACAACATCCGCATTAAACTGACCGCATCCCTTGCCGCGTTGGCCCTGCTTGCCGGCCTGATGGCCGGCTGCGGCTCCTCGTCCGCCCCGGCGTCCTCTGCGGCACCCGCCGCGGCCGCGCCGTCTCAGAGCCAGGCGCAGTCTGAACAGGCCGCGCCCGCGGAAAAGATCACGCTGGTGTTCACCACCGCCTCGCTGCCGGATGTTTCCTACACCAAGGTGCTTTACGATGTGATCAAACCGGAGCTTGAAAAGCTTTCGAACGGTCAGATCGAGCTCGAAGTCCACGATTCCGGATCACTTTTCAGCCAGGATGACGAGCTGCCCGCAACCATCAAAGGCAATGCTTCGATGTGCTATACCGACGCGACCTGGCTGGCTACCTATATGCCTTCAATGAATATGATTGCCGCTGGCTACATGTTCAAGGACAAGGACCATATGGATAAAGTGCTAAACGGCGAAATTGGGCAGCAGCTCTTTGAACAGACCGCGAAAGAAGTCGGCGTGCGCCCACTGTACGCCTATTACATCGGCGCGCGCGTGGTCGGCATGCGCGATGGCCGCGCGATCATGAGCCCGGACGACCTCAAAGGGGTCAAACTGCGTATGCCGAACTCGGAATCCTGGCTCTTTCTTGGTAAGGCGCTGGGCAGCAACCCGGTCCCGATTGCCTTTTCCGAGCTTTACACCGCGCTCCAGTCCGGCACGGTCGACGGCCTCGAAAACCCGATCTCCGGCTTGGAAGAGGGCAAGTTTTACGAGGTCATCAAGTCGATCTCGCTGACCAACCATATGATCGGCGCGGTCTGGCCGTGCATCAATGAAGAAATCTGGCAGAGCCTCACGCCGGAGCTGCAGAAGAACGTGCTGGATGCGTTTAAAAAGGGTCTGGACGCAAACGACGAGCTGGCGCTGCAGGACGAAGAAGTCCTTCTGGAAAAATATAAGGAGCTGGGCGTCGAAGTGATGACCCCCGATGTGGAGGCATTCAAAAAACAGGTCAACGACTTTTATCTGAACGATTCGGAGATGGTGAAGGACTGGGATATGGACCTGTTCGAGCAGATCAAAGCGATGGGCGAATAA